The following are encoded together in the Salinibacter grassmerensis genome:
- a CDS encoding peptide MFS transporter: protein MAASGPSSDESMQNGGARAPSAGEAAAVADRRDFFGHPRGLATLFFTELWERFSYYGLRALLVLFMTAPAGAAATNPGLGFGTEKATAVYGLYTAFVYLLALPGGWVADNIWGQRRSVFVGGCIIAAGHFSLAMPALGLPDASFFYLGLFLIVVGTGLLKPNISTMVGDLYPEGGARRDAGFSVFYMGINFGAILGPTLCGWLGENYSWHWGFSLAGFGMLVGLISYRLGSPNLGEAGLLDADDEEAVQQKSRNFYLLTALVTALIVAFGFLATSGVISITLTQVAEAVGIGIILVTLLFFAYLTLEWVGVGAMTAFFVVASLVTNQFVDGAALASQIGVGATVLFFVLVSIARLAAPQYDVSLKRRRYLVIYWLFLLSALFWSGFEQAGSSLNLFARDLTARDFGPFALSQTSALMAAIVLIGLPAAYVGYRMFRRDNLWWVGRAGVALLGTLVVGFLGYLAYQIAGGWTMPASMLQNINPTFIVLLAPVFGSFWTWLANRDANPSIPVKFGLGLLGLAAGFFVIAWGASQATAENPVGAHWLVVTYFLHTCGELALSPVGLSSMTKLAPENRVGQMMGVWFVSTALGNLFAGLIAGRLETLDPSGLFTTVALIIGGGGLVALLAAPPVRRLMGDVE from the coding sequence ATGGCAGCCAGCGGTCCCTCATCCGATGAGTCGATGCAGAATGGAGGTGCTCGAGCGCCATCCGCAGGAGAGGCCGCGGCCGTGGCCGATCGGCGGGATTTTTTCGGGCACCCGCGTGGCCTCGCCACGCTCTTCTTCACGGAGCTGTGGGAGCGGTTCAGCTACTACGGACTGCGGGCGCTCCTCGTCCTGTTCATGACGGCCCCGGCCGGCGCGGCGGCGACAAACCCGGGGCTCGGCTTCGGCACCGAAAAGGCAACGGCGGTCTACGGCCTGTATACGGCCTTCGTCTACCTGTTGGCCCTGCCCGGCGGCTGGGTGGCGGACAACATTTGGGGCCAGCGGCGGTCGGTCTTCGTGGGCGGCTGCATCATCGCCGCGGGGCACTTCAGCCTGGCGATGCCGGCGCTGGGCCTCCCGGACGCGTCCTTCTTCTACCTTGGGCTGTTTCTGATCGTCGTGGGCACGGGCCTCCTGAAGCCCAACATTAGCACGATGGTCGGGGACCTGTACCCGGAGGGCGGGGCCCGGCGCGATGCGGGCTTCTCGGTCTTCTACATGGGGATCAACTTCGGGGCCATCCTGGGCCCGACGCTCTGCGGGTGGTTGGGGGAGAACTACAGCTGGCACTGGGGCTTCTCGCTGGCGGGGTTCGGCATGCTGGTGGGGCTCATTTCCTACAGGCTGGGGTCGCCCAACCTTGGGGAGGCTGGGCTGCTCGACGCGGACGACGAGGAGGCCGTGCAACAGAAGAGTCGCAATTTCTACCTCCTTACGGCGCTGGTGACGGCCCTGATCGTGGCGTTTGGGTTTCTGGCCACGTCCGGGGTGATTAGCATCACGCTCACCCAGGTGGCCGAGGCGGTGGGGATCGGCATCATTCTCGTCACGCTCCTCTTCTTTGCCTACCTTACGCTCGAGTGGGTGGGTGTGGGGGCAATGACCGCCTTCTTCGTCGTGGCCAGCCTCGTGACGAATCAGTTCGTGGACGGGGCGGCGCTGGCCTCCCAAATCGGGGTGGGCGCAACGGTCCTGTTCTTTGTGCTGGTGAGCATTGCCCGCCTCGCAGCTCCGCAATACGACGTGTCACTGAAGCGACGGCGGTACCTCGTTATCTACTGGCTGTTTCTCCTGTCGGCCCTCTTCTGGTCCGGATTCGAACAGGCGGGATCCTCGCTTAACCTGTTTGCCCGGGACCTCACGGCCCGTGACTTTGGCCCGTTTGCGCTCTCACAGACCTCGGCCCTCATGGCGGCCATCGTCCTGATTGGCCTGCCGGCGGCGTACGTCGGCTACCGCATGTTTCGACGCGACAACCTCTGGTGGGTGGGACGGGCGGGCGTGGCCCTGCTCGGCACCCTCGTGGTCGGCTTCCTGGGCTACCTGGCCTACCAGATTGCGGGCGGGTGGACCATGCCGGCCAGCATGCTGCAGAACATCAACCCGACGTTTATTGTCCTCCTCGCGCCCGTCTTCGGGTCGTTCTGGACGTGGCTCGCCAACCGCGACGCCAACCCCTCCATCCCCGTCAAGTTTGGGCTTGGGCTCCTTGGCTTGGCCGCGGGCTTCTTCGTGATCGCCTGGGGGGCGTCGCAGGCGACCGCCGAGAATCCGGTGGGTGCCCACTGGCTGGTGGTGACGTACTTTCTGCACACCTGCGGCGAGCTGGCCCTCTCCCCAGTTGGCCTGTCGTCGATGACGAAGCTCGCGCCGGAGAACCGCGTGGGCCAGATGATGGGCGTCTGGTTCGTCTCTACGGCCCTGGGCAACCTGTTTGCCGGGCTCATTGCGGGCCGGCTTGAGACCCTCGACCCATCCGGACTGTTTACGACGGTGGCCCTCATCATTGGCGGTGGTGGCCTGGTCGCCCTGCTTGCCGCGCCGCCCGTACGGCGGCTCATGGGCGACGTCGAGTAA
- the aspS gene encoding aspartate--tRNA ligase, with translation MERSSRADLISEDPHPARTHTCGDLRADDNGEAVVLKGWVDTRRDHGGLVFVDLRDRYGLTQVVFSPQDNQTAYEVAGQLRREDVISVQGTVRPRGDEAANPDLPTGAIEVSADDLAVLNTSETPPFVVSAHEERQMNTNEDLRLEHRYLDLRRPDLQENIELRHRLYQTTHRYFDDHDFLEVETPVLMKSTPEGARDFLVPSRLHPGRFYALPQSPQTYKQLLMVGGLDRYVQIVKCFRDEDLRADRQPEFTQIDVEMTFATEEQVYELTEGLMADLWDTLEDTRLETPFPRMTYDEALRTYGTDKPDLRFDLKLHDVSDCFAGSGFRVFESIVDSGGHIVALRVPGEGDRGRAAMDRLEEHVTDEIGAAGLIYFQLPSDGSGIEQNLSSDALPHEYGRAAAEQVGAEAGDLILTLAGDAPTVYEQAGDLRLYMGEELGLRPPADEGEDAFLWVTDFPLMEHDEEAGRPVSMHHPFTAPHPDDLDALADDPTQVQARAYDLVLNGNEIGGGSIRIHNHETQMKVFDVLGIDEEEAQDRFGFLLDALRYGAPPHGGIALGLDRLVMLLAGADSLRDVIAFPKTQSGKEPMVKSPDWVDPEQLETLALRLDLPPDVEPPARIAQRKRLAS, from the coding sequence ATGGAACGTTCTTCCCGCGCCGATCTCATTTCGGAGGACCCCCACCCCGCCCGCACCCACACCTGCGGCGACCTCCGCGCCGACGACAACGGCGAAGCGGTCGTCCTCAAGGGATGGGTCGACACCCGGCGCGACCACGGCGGGCTGGTGTTCGTGGACCTGCGCGACCGCTACGGCCTCACCCAGGTCGTCTTTTCGCCACAGGACAACCAGACGGCCTACGAGGTGGCCGGACAGCTGCGCCGGGAGGACGTGATCAGTGTACAGGGGACCGTCCGCCCGCGGGGCGACGAAGCCGCCAACCCCGACCTCCCGACTGGGGCCATCGAGGTTAGCGCCGATGACCTGGCGGTGCTTAATACCTCCGAGACGCCGCCCTTCGTCGTGAGTGCCCACGAGGAGCGGCAGATGAATACGAATGAGGACCTGCGGCTCGAGCACCGCTACCTGGACCTCCGACGGCCGGACCTGCAGGAAAACATCGAGCTGCGCCACCGGCTCTACCAGACGACCCACCGCTACTTCGACGACCACGACTTCCTGGAGGTGGAAACCCCGGTGCTCATGAAGTCCACCCCGGAGGGCGCACGCGACTTTCTCGTCCCCAGCCGCCTCCATCCGGGCCGCTTCTACGCGCTGCCACAGTCGCCGCAGACCTACAAGCAACTGCTCATGGTGGGCGGGCTCGACCGCTACGTCCAGATCGTGAAGTGCTTCCGCGACGAGGACCTGCGGGCCGACCGGCAGCCGGAGTTTACGCAGATCGACGTGGAGATGACGTTCGCCACCGAGGAGCAGGTCTATGAACTCACGGAAGGGCTCATGGCCGACCTCTGGGACACCCTGGAGGACACTCGACTGGAGACGCCCTTCCCCCGCATGACCTACGACGAGGCGCTGCGCACCTACGGCACCGACAAGCCGGACCTGCGCTTCGACCTGAAGCTGCACGACGTGAGCGACTGCTTCGCCGGAAGCGGCTTCCGCGTCTTCGAATCGATCGTGGACAGCGGCGGGCACATCGTGGCCCTTCGGGTGCCGGGCGAGGGCGACCGGGGGCGCGCCGCGATGGACCGGCTGGAGGAGCATGTGACCGATGAGATCGGTGCCGCCGGTCTCATCTACTTCCAGCTGCCGTCCGACGGCTCCGGGATCGAGCAGAACCTGAGCAGCGACGCCCTGCCCCACGAGTACGGACGGGCCGCCGCCGAGCAGGTGGGCGCGGAGGCGGGCGACTTAATTCTCACCCTGGCCGGCGATGCGCCCACCGTATACGAGCAGGCCGGCGACCTCCGCCTTTACATGGGCGAGGAGCTCGGCCTGCGCCCGCCCGCCGACGAGGGCGAGGACGCGTTCCTCTGGGTCACCGACTTTCCACTGATGGAGCACGACGAGGAGGCCGGACGGCCCGTCTCGATGCACCACCCCTTCACGGCGCCTCACCCCGACGACCTCGACGCTCTCGCCGACGACCCCACGCAGGTGCAGGCACGGGCCTACGACCTCGTGCTCAACGGCAACGAGATCGGCGGCGGCTCCATCCGCATCCACAACCACGAGACGCAGATGAAGGTCTTCGACGTCCTCGGGATCGACGAGGAGGAGGCCCAGGACCGATTCGGGTTCTTGCTCGACGCCCTCCGTTACGGCGCGCCGCCGCACGGGGGCATTGCACTTGGGCTCGACCGCCTCGTCATGCTGCTGGCCGGGGCCGATTCACTCCGCGACGTCATCGCCTTCCCCAAGACCCAGAGTGGCAAGGAGCCGATGGTGAAGTCGCCCGACTGGGTCGACCCCGAGCAGCTGGAAACCCTGGCCCTCCGTCTCGACCTGCCCCCCGACGTGGAGCCGCCCGCCCGGATCGCCCAACGCAAGCGTCTGGCGTCGTAG
- the dut gene encoding dUTP diphosphatase — MIDVSITRLPHAEGLDLPSYETSASAGMDLRAAVPADAPVPLDPGARTLVDTGLQIALPDGHEGQVRPRSGLAHDHGVTVLNSPGTIDADYRGEVKVLLINHGAEQFSIERGMRIAQLVVARHARVEWVHREALEETVRGPGGFGSTGTA, encoded by the coding sequence ATGATTGACGTTTCCATCACGCGCCTGCCCCACGCCGAGGGCCTCGACCTCCCGAGCTACGAAACATCCGCGAGTGCGGGCATGGACCTGCGGGCGGCGGTTCCGGCGGACGCCCCGGTGCCGCTGGATCCGGGCGCCCGGACCCTCGTGGATACGGGCCTGCAAATCGCGCTGCCGGACGGGCACGAGGGCCAGGTCCGACCGCGAAGCGGACTGGCTCACGACCATGGGGTGACCGTCCTGAACAGCCCGGGCACCATCGACGCGGACTACCGCGGAGAGGTAAAGGTGCTTCTCATCAACCACGGCGCCGAGCAATTTTCGATTGAGCGGGGCATGCGCATTGCGCAGCTCGTGGTGGCCCGCCACGCCCGTGTGGAATGGGTACACCGGGAGGCCCTCGAAGAGACCGTGCGGGGGCCCGGCGGCTTCGGCTCGACGGGGACCGCGTAG
- a CDS encoding alpha-ketoacid dehydrogenase subunit alpha/beta, giving the protein MPSPDSPVDTVPDLDAEALYRALLEPRVIEEKMLTLIRQGRIAKWFSGYGQEAVAAGTTWALDDRDYILPMHRNLGVWTTRDVDRERLFCQLMGKKGGFTNGRDRTFHFGLPEKNLVGMISHMAAMLPVACGLGQAFRYRDADRVACAFCGDGGTREGDFHEALNLASVWDLPVLFLVENNGYGLSTPTDEAVAPDDIADAAAGYDMPGRVVDGNDVFEVIDAVREARSHARAEGPVLLEMKTFRVRGHEEASGTAYVPDELIEEWKEKDPIDRFADRVREEGLLGADEIKDIRAELESTVDELAEWALDRPEVTSTPEAERNAVFAPSPDPDPPSPDVETEETRLIDAIQDGLWAAMQDDDEIIVMGQDIAEYGGAFKVTDGFVDEFGDERVRNTPIIEDGALGAGMGLAIDDLPAVVEMQYADFISCGFNQTVNNLATTHYRWGQPVNVTIRAPFGGGIGAGPFHSQSREAWFAHTPGLKVVVPATPHDVKGLLRTALADPNPVLFFEHKKLYRSIRGEVPTEEYTLPFGEARVARTGNDATIVTYGVGVHWALAEAEHQAEANGADLEVVDLRTLVPWDRETVRQSLDKTNRLLVLHEASRTAGFGAELAAELGEIGFELLDAPITRVAAEDLPVPNAKPLEDEIFSAKARLRPKVEDLLAF; this is encoded by the coding sequence ACGGTTCCTGACCTTGATGCCGAGGCGCTCTACCGAGCGCTCCTAGAGCCCCGCGTCATCGAAGAGAAGATGCTGACGCTCATCCGGCAGGGGCGCATCGCAAAGTGGTTCAGCGGGTACGGACAGGAGGCCGTCGCCGCGGGCACCACGTGGGCGCTGGACGACCGAGACTACATCCTGCCCATGCACCGCAACTTGGGCGTGTGGACCACGCGCGATGTCGACCGGGAGCGCCTTTTTTGCCAGTTGATGGGAAAGAAGGGGGGCTTTACGAACGGCCGAGACCGCACCTTCCATTTCGGGCTGCCCGAGAAGAACCTCGTGGGCATGATCTCGCACATGGCCGCCATGCTGCCGGTGGCGTGCGGGCTGGGGCAGGCCTTCCGGTACCGGGATGCGGACCGGGTCGCCTGCGCGTTCTGCGGCGATGGCGGCACCCGCGAGGGCGACTTTCACGAGGCGCTCAACCTCGCGTCGGTGTGGGACCTGCCGGTTCTCTTCCTGGTGGAGAACAACGGCTACGGCCTCTCGACGCCCACCGACGAGGCGGTGGCGCCCGACGACATTGCCGACGCGGCCGCCGGCTACGACATGCCGGGGAGGGTCGTGGACGGCAACGACGTGTTCGAGGTCATCGACGCGGTCCGGGAGGCGCGATCACACGCCCGCGCTGAGGGCCCGGTGCTGCTGGAAATGAAGACGTTCCGCGTGCGGGGCCACGAGGAGGCCTCCGGCACCGCGTACGTCCCGGACGAGCTCATCGAGGAGTGGAAAGAGAAGGACCCAATCGACCGCTTTGCTGATCGGGTTCGGGAGGAAGGGCTGCTCGGAGCCGACGAGATCAAGGACATCCGGGCCGAGCTCGAATCCACGGTCGACGAGCTGGCGGAGTGGGCCCTCGACCGGCCAGAGGTAACCAGCACCCCGGAGGCGGAGCGCAACGCGGTCTTTGCCCCGTCGCCCGATCCCGACCCGCCGTCGCCCGACGTTGAGACGGAGGAGACGCGCCTCATCGACGCCATTCAGGACGGCCTCTGGGCGGCGATGCAGGACGACGACGAGATAATCGTGATGGGGCAGGACATTGCCGAGTACGGCGGGGCCTTCAAGGTGACCGACGGCTTCGTCGACGAGTTTGGCGACGAGCGCGTCCGCAACACCCCCATCATCGAGGACGGGGCCCTCGGGGCCGGGATGGGGCTGGCGATCGACGACCTCCCGGCGGTCGTGGAGATGCAGTACGCCGACTTCATCTCGTGCGGCTTCAACCAGACCGTCAACAACCTGGCGACGACGCACTACCGGTGGGGACAGCCGGTCAACGTGACAATTCGTGCGCCCTTCGGCGGCGGCATCGGGGCCGGGCCGTTCCACTCCCAGTCGCGGGAGGCCTGGTTCGCCCACACACCGGGCCTCAAGGTCGTGGTGCCCGCCACCCCCCACGACGTGAAAGGGCTCCTTCGCACCGCCCTGGCCGACCCCAACCCGGTCCTCTTCTTTGAGCACAAGAAGCTCTACCGGTCCATCCGCGGCGAGGTGCCGACGGAAGAGTACACGCTGCCGTTCGGGGAGGCCCGGGTTGCACGAACAGGAAACGACGCGACAATCGTTACCTACGGCGTCGGCGTGCACTGGGCGCTGGCGGAGGCGGAGCATCAGGCCGAGGCGAACGGGGCGGACCTGGAGGTGGTGGACCTGCGCACGCTCGTCCCCTGGGACCGTGAGACGGTGCGGCAGTCCCTGGACAAGACGAACCGGCTGCTCGTGCTGCACGAGGCAAGCCGCACGGCGGGCTTCGGGGCGGAGCTGGCCGCGGAGCTGGGGGAGATCGGGTTTGAGCTGCTCGACGCTCCCATCACGCGGGTGGCGGCCGAGGACCTCCCGGTGCCCAACGCCAAGCCGCTGGAAGATGAGATCTTCTCGGCGAAGGCGCGGCTGCGGCCGAAGGTGGAAGACCTGCTTGCATTTTAG
- a CDS encoding endonuclease/exonuclease/phosphatase family protein, producing MSRRLLLSFALLFLFVVGGCGGLNRTAGEGGAESPPEDTTPTAAPVDGYASHPARIYVDGDYDDWAELPVRYTDAPDDEEGVDLERVSVAHDDDHLFLRLELGEAVNLQEGNDLTLYLDTDNNPGTGQQALGMGAELVWTFGERSRRVVRNGDAKEVTHAALGFTSLPTVTSETFEVAFDRSATPTDDGSLFLGDSLRVGLSTDADRLPDADGGLGYVLSDADTPLDAPSIDKPNASALRMLSYNSVNDFDRGRSAIFLDDRQPSFRRIFGATDPGVVAFQEVYDQTADQVATVANEALGLPSGWEWAKEGQDLVLGSRYPILDTHTIPGYENNVSGAFLLDADDALGTDLLVVNMHPPCCNYGPDDGEPSRNAQRQRVVDGVVAFLREVKQGEGPFDVPPETPIVVLGDMNFVGDAQQPRTLRTGEIMNTGRYGSAAAPDWDGSPLLDTNPRQAATPLHTTWIAPGSSFPPGRLDYAFVTDSVLEVVHEFVLHTPALPADVRSAHGLRAGDTPTASDHLPVVIDVAPR from the coding sequence ATGTCCAGGCGTCTGCTGCTTTCTTTTGCTCTGTTGTTTCTTTTCGTCGTCGGGGGATGTGGGGGGCTGAACAGAACCGCCGGTGAAGGGGGCGCCGAGTCGCCGCCGGAGGACACCACCCCGACAGCCGCGCCGGTGGACGGGTACGCCTCGCACCCGGCGCGCATCTACGTGGACGGAGACTATGACGATTGGGCGGAGCTTCCGGTCCGTTACACCGATGCGCCCGACGACGAAGAGGGCGTCGACCTCGAACGTGTATCGGTCGCCCACGATGACGACCATCTTTTCCTCCGTCTTGAGCTCGGGGAGGCTGTCAACCTTCAAGAAGGCAACGACCTGACGCTCTATCTCGATACGGACAACAACCCCGGTACGGGGCAGCAGGCGTTGGGGATGGGGGCGGAGCTCGTCTGGACGTTCGGCGAGCGGTCCAGGCGGGTGGTTCGGAACGGAGACGCGAAAGAGGTGACGCACGCGGCCCTCGGGTTCACGTCCCTGCCTACAGTAACGTCCGAGACGTTCGAGGTGGCCTTCGACCGGTCGGCGACCCCCACTGACGACGGGTCCCTGTTCTTGGGGGACAGTCTCCGGGTGGGACTGTCGACCGACGCGGACCGGCTGCCGGACGCCGACGGCGGGCTCGGATACGTCCTTTCGGACGCCGACACGCCCCTCGACGCGCCGTCCATCGACAAGCCGAACGCCTCGGCCCTCCGGATGCTCTCGTACAATTCGGTCAACGACTTTGACCGTGGACGGAGCGCGATCTTTCTGGACGATCGCCAGCCGAGCTTCCGCCGCATCTTCGGCGCCACCGATCCGGGGGTTGTTGCGTTCCAAGAGGTCTACGACCAGACCGCCGACCAGGTGGCGACGGTCGCCAACGAGGCGCTCGGGCTGCCAAGTGGATGGGAATGGGCCAAGGAGGGCCAGGATCTCGTCCTCGGCAGCCGATACCCCATTCTTGACACCCACACCATTCCAGGGTACGAGAACAACGTAAGTGGCGCCTTCCTGCTCGACGCGGACGATGCTCTGGGGACGGATCTTCTGGTGGTCAACATGCACCCGCCCTGCTGCAACTACGGCCCCGACGATGGCGAGCCCTCCCGCAACGCACAGCGGCAACGGGTCGTGGACGGCGTGGTGGCGTTCCTCCGAGAGGTGAAGCAGGGGGAGGGGCCGTTCGACGTCCCGCCGGAGACCCCGATTGTGGTGCTCGGGGACATGAACTTCGTCGGGGACGCCCAGCAGCCGCGGACGCTGCGCACCGGAGAAATCATGAATACCGGCCGTTACGGATCGGCGGCGGCGCCGGACTGGGACGGATCGCCTCTGCTCGACACCAACCCGCGCCAGGCGGCGACGCCCCTGCACACCACCTGGATCGCACCCGGCAGTTCGTTTCCGCCGGGGCGGCTCGACTATGCGTTTGTCACCGACAGCGTGCTGGAGGTCGTCCACGAGTTCGTGCTGCACACCCCGGCATTGCCGGCCGACGTACGATCGGCCCACGGGCTTCGGGCGGGTGATACGCCAACGGCGTCCGATCACCTCCCTGTCGTGATTGACGTGGCCCCGCGGTAG
- a CDS encoding inorganic diphosphatase: MPESVLPPLNLQALRPAVRACLDWGAWAQCIESNGITIERPRATAHPDHPSIVYPIDYGYVNGTRGGDGDALDVFVGHSTTGLVGAILTTDYQQRDREANLLYDCTPTEVYTAHGFMNYDRTLLEGVLVLRHEMRALWDAVD, encoded by the coding sequence ATGCCCGAGTCGGTTTTGCCCCCCCTGAACCTCCAAGCCCTTCGTCCGGCGGTCCGTGCGTGCCTTGACTGGGGGGCATGGGCGCAGTGCATCGAGAGCAACGGGATCACGATCGAGCGGCCCCGTGCAACCGCCCACCCCGACCATCCGTCCATCGTCTATCCGATCGACTACGGCTACGTCAACGGCACGCGGGGCGGCGACGGGGACGCGCTCGACGTGTTCGTGGGCCACAGCACGACCGGCCTCGTTGGGGCCATCCTGACGACCGACTACCAGCAGCGGGACCGGGAGGCCAATCTGCTCTACGACTGTACGCCTACCGAGGTCTACACGGCCCATGGCTTCATGAACTACGACCGCACCCTGTTGGAGGGGGTGCTCGTGCTGCGTCATGAGATGCGGGCGCTCTGGGATGCGGTCGACTGA
- a CDS encoding histidine phosphatase family protein, with amino-acid sequence MQTLWLARHANRQDFADPDWAATADWPDDPGLSPDGVQQAKRLGRRVDALNVDRIIASPYLRTVQTAHHIAETTGHDVLLEPGLGEWVNDDWFDGLPDTRPPAALADQFGSVRPFSGPPCREPTYPESRHRALARLGATGTCLADRHADETLLLVGHGITVQGVLHGLLGADVPDPGCPLASLTKAERRDDTWSIFLRNDTTHLEDGTRAPDRLA; translated from the coding sequence ATGCAGACCCTCTGGCTCGCCCGCCACGCCAACCGCCAGGATTTTGCGGACCCGGACTGGGCGGCGACGGCCGACTGGCCCGATGACCCCGGCCTGTCGCCGGACGGCGTCCAGCAGGCCAAGCGACTGGGCCGCCGCGTCGATGCCCTCAACGTCGACCGGATCATCGCGTCTCCGTACCTCCGCACCGTGCAGACGGCCCATCACATCGCCGAGACGACCGGCCACGATGTTCTTCTGGAACCGGGGTTGGGAGAATGGGTCAACGACGACTGGTTCGACGGCCTTCCGGACACGCGCCCTCCTGCTGCACTTGCCGATCAGTTCGGGTCGGTGCGCCCATTCTCAGGGCCCCCTTGCCGAGAGCCCACCTATCCAGAGTCGAGGCACCGGGCCCTCGCCCGCCTTGGGGCCACCGGAACGTGCCTCGCCGACCGGCACGCCGACGAAACGCTGCTCCTCGTGGGCCACGGCATCACGGTGCAGGGCGTCCTGCACGGCCTGCTGGGCGCGGACGTGCCCGATCCGGGGTGCCCCCTCGCCAGCCTCACAAAGGCCGAGCGGCGAGACGACACCTGGAGCATTTTCCTCCGGAACGATACGACCCACCTCGAGGATGGCACCCGCGCCCCCGACCGACTTGCCTAG
- a CDS encoding BamA/TamA family outer membrane protein yields the protein MNDHAGDYVGTTEGWTSPFGQESAVYRAAPPLRYNRVEGLVLGLRRSPLSLRDPDDTARIYGQLGYAFALGDLRYTIGVESKLIRDEETGLKIGMSYEEQTLTPDRWKTSYAENSLGGVGLGYDFFDYYEGEGLSVYAVQALPSTFQLTAGFRAEAHRPLSQNTNWSLFDAATFRPNPAAEAGRLHAGMVSLEGGRIKDRDGLPTGMAFRATATIGTAFGGDFRANRYEVDGRAFLPLSADTRLGLRLRGGYATNDAPPQQQFTLGGIGSVRSYDQNALRGTRMLLGNVEYIIDGATLDDDFLDDLFLVGLFDAGWVGQPGTRTRTVDVLPSAGVGIGLDEREVRLDVSWPLRTVPETGSRPSIWLRITPNF from the coding sequence GTGAACGACCACGCAGGGGACTATGTCGGCACGACTGAGGGATGGACGAGTCCGTTCGGGCAGGAGTCTGCCGTATACCGGGCGGCGCCGCCGCTCCGCTACAACCGCGTCGAGGGGCTTGTGCTGGGCCTTCGACGCAGCCCGCTCTCGCTCCGCGACCCGGACGACACGGCGCGCATTTACGGCCAACTCGGCTATGCCTTTGCGTTGGGGGACCTGCGGTATACGATCGGGGTCGAGTCGAAACTGATTCGCGACGAGGAGACGGGACTGAAGATCGGGATGTCCTACGAGGAGCAGACCCTGACGCCCGACCGCTGGAAGACATCGTACGCGGAAAATTCGCTCGGCGGCGTCGGGCTCGGGTACGACTTCTTCGACTACTACGAGGGCGAGGGGCTCTCCGTCTACGCGGTCCAGGCCCTCCCCTCTACATTCCAGTTAACCGCCGGATTTCGGGCCGAAGCGCACCGTCCGCTCTCGCAAAATACCAACTGGTCCCTCTTTGACGCGGCCACGTTCCGCCCGAACCCCGCGGCCGAAGCGGGCCGCCTGCACGCCGGCATGGTTAGCCTCGAGGGCGGGCGGATCAAAGACCGCGACGGCCTTCCCACGGGCATGGCCTTCCGGGCGACGGCGACTATCGGGACGGCCTTCGGCGGCGACTTCCGGGCCAATCGCTACGAGGTGGACGGACGTGCCTTTCTCCCACTCTCGGCCGACACGCGCCTCGGGCTTCGTCTCCGCGGGGGATACGCGACGAACGACGCCCCGCCCCAGCAGCAGTTCACGCTTGGCGGCATCGGGTCCGTCCGGAGCTACGACCAAAACGCGCTCCGTGGCACCCGCATGCTGCTGGGCAACGTCGAGTACATCATCGACGGTGCCACGCTGGACGACGATTTCCTCGACGACCTCTTCCTCGTAGGGCTGTTCGACGCCGGGTGGGTGGGGCAGCCCGGCACGCGGACCCGCACAGTCGATGTGCTGCCGTCCGCCGGGGTCGGAATCGGTCTGGACGAGCGGGAAGTGCGCCTGGACGTATCCTGGCCGCTCCGAACCGTGCCCGAGACGGGCTCTCGCCCCTCGATTTGGCTCCGGATCACCCCGAACTTTTAG